Proteins from one Acidihalobacter prosperus genomic window:
- a CDS encoding CopZ family metallochaperone, which translates to MNDITLKITGMTCGHCVRAAAQALEAVPGVTKAEVTLEPGQAVVHGDAPLEALIAAVAEEGYSAERL; encoded by the coding sequence ATGAACGACATCACCCTCAAGATCACCGGCATGACCTGCGGCCACTGCGTGCGCGCCGCCGCCCAGGCGCTGGAGGCCGTGCCCGGCGTCACCAAGGCCGAAGTCACCCTCGAGCCGGGGCAGGCCGTGGTGCATGGCGACGCCCCGCTCGAAGCTTTGATCGCGGCCGTTGCCGAGGAAGGCTACAGTGCCGAACGGCTCTAA
- a CDS encoding HD-GYP domain-containing protein has product MRLSEVIGALSHALDMTEGQAPGHCLRCCWIGMHLAEALPLDDTGRADLYYTLLLKDAGCSSNAARLWELYGGDDRLIKDDFKRVDSQSMLQLGRFVLTHAAPDAALRERFHRVLNLVRHGEELATELVATRCERGADIALKLGFSPAVADGVRALDEHWNGQGRPRGLAGEAIPLQARIALLAQVVDVFHLSGGPEVAMGEVRRRAGQWFDPTLAEALARVARQPGFWAGLTDARLSQRVADLEPAASLVLVDEDRLDGIAAAFGQVVDAKSPYTYGHSARVAHCAEAIASRVDLPPARRRWLRRGALLHDIGKLGVSNGVLDKPGALDAEEWKQMRAHARHTEEILARIGLFGELARVAGAHHERLDGKGYPYGLLAEEINLETRIITTADIFDAITAERPYRGAIPVSEALRIMRGQVGSVLDERCLDALEASLPTLEPA; this is encoded by the coding sequence ATGCGACTGTCCGAAGTCATCGGTGCGTTGAGTCATGCCCTGGACATGACGGAGGGTCAGGCGCCGGGTCATTGCCTGCGCTGCTGCTGGATCGGCATGCATCTCGCCGAGGCGCTGCCGCTCGATGATACAGGGCGTGCGGATCTTTACTACACGCTGTTGCTCAAGGACGCCGGGTGCAGCAGCAATGCGGCCCGCCTGTGGGAGCTCTATGGCGGTGACGATCGACTGATCAAGGACGATTTCAAGCGCGTCGACTCCCAGAGCATGTTGCAGCTCGGGCGTTTCGTGTTGACCCACGCAGCGCCCGATGCGGCGCTGCGCGAGCGCTTCCATCGTGTGTTGAATCTGGTGCGGCATGGCGAAGAGCTGGCAACCGAGCTGGTGGCGACGCGCTGCGAGCGTGGCGCCGACATTGCCTTGAAGCTGGGCTTTTCCCCGGCGGTGGCCGATGGGGTCCGCGCCCTGGATGAACACTGGAACGGGCAGGGCCGCCCGCGCGGCCTGGCAGGAGAGGCCATCCCGCTGCAGGCACGCATCGCGCTGCTTGCCCAGGTAGTGGACGTATTCCATCTGAGCGGCGGCCCGGAAGTCGCGATGGGCGAGGTGCGCAGGCGCGCGGGACAATGGTTCGATCCGACGCTGGCGGAGGCGCTGGCACGGGTCGCGCGGCAGCCAGGTTTTTGGGCCGGTCTGACGGACGCGCGTCTGTCGCAGCGCGTGGCCGATCTCGAACCGGCCGCATCCTTGGTGCTCGTCGACGAGGACCGTCTGGACGGCATCGCCGCCGCCTTCGGCCAGGTGGTGGACGCCAAAAGCCCCTACACCTACGGACACAGCGCGCGCGTGGCGCACTGCGCCGAGGCCATCGCCAGTCGCGTCGACCTGCCGCCCGCCCGGCGACGCTGGTTGCGACGCGGCGCCCTGCTGCACGACATCGGTAAGCTCGGGGTCAGCAACGGCGTACTCGACAAACCTGGGGCGTTGGATGCGGAAGAGTGGAAGCAGATGCGCGCGCATGCGCGGCATACCGAGGAAATCCTCGCCCGTATCGGTTTGTTCGGCGAACTGGCCAGGGTGGCGGGGGCGCATCACGAACGCCTCGACGGCAAGGGGTATCCATATGGCCTGCTGGCCGAGGAAATCAATCTGGAAACCCGCATCATCACGACGGCCGACATCTTCGATGCGATCACCGCCGAGCGGCCCTATCGGGGGGCGATTCCAGTGTCCGAGGCGCTACGCATCATGCGAGGGCAGGTAGGCAGCGTACTCGACGAGCGCTGTCTGGACGCACTCGAAGCGTCCCTTCCGACACTGGAACCGGCCTGA
- the ampD gene encoding 1,6-anhydro-N-acetylmuramyl-L-alanine amidase AmpD: MRIDPSTGLTDAARWCASPNADERPEGTLPELAVIHNISLPPGEFGGPWIEALFTNRLPPRHHPYFAAIADLQVSAHALIRRDGELIQYVPWHRRAWHAGLSCWNGRERCNDFSVGIELEGTDDLPYEPIQYRRLAELLGALFAAYPTLSPERVVGHADISPGRKTDPGESFDWRRLRAELDKRLASSR, from the coding sequence ATGAGGATCGACCCGTCGACGGGATTGACCGACGCGGCGCGCTGGTGCGCGTCGCCGAACGCGGACGAGCGTCCCGAAGGTACCCTGCCGGAACTGGCAGTGATCCATAATATCAGCCTGCCGCCCGGCGAGTTCGGCGGTCCGTGGATCGAGGCGCTGTTCACCAACCGCCTGCCGCCCCGCCACCACCCGTATTTCGCCGCGATCGCCGACCTGCAGGTGTCGGCACATGCGCTGATACGACGCGACGGCGAACTGATACAGTATGTGCCATGGCATCGGCGAGCCTGGCATGCGGGCCTGTCCTGCTGGAACGGCCGCGAGCGCTGCAACGATTTTTCCGTCGGCATCGAGCTGGAGGGCACCGATGACCTGCCGTACGAGCCGATCCAGTACCGGCGGCTCGCCGAGCTGCTGGGCGCGCTGTTCGCGGCCTATCCCACGCTGTCGCCCGAGCGGGTGGTCGGGCACGCGGACATCTCGCCTGGCCGCAAGACCGACCCGGGCGAGAGTTTCGACTGGCGGCGCCTGCGTGCCGAACTGGACAAGCGGCTTGCAAGCTCGCGGTAA
- the ampE gene encoding regulatory signaling modulator protein AmpE: MTLITLLLALALERFLGYMSDFRDPRYLNAYAGRFSALLESIGLRHPGFRLLLIVLPPILLAGWLQAWLSGVLLGLLGLIFGVAVLLYCLGPEDLEEEVNNYVEAVAVGDEARQRRVAARLLGEAAPEAPAERARQVALAAFAESNDRLFTVIFWFILLGPAAAILYRLVHGLARVQWPTLTPTADADEDEVTDDSLARVASGLAALMEWAPARLAALGYAVTGSFDHALVGLRERFWGSFDNLRAGNRLLLSESGAGAVRLDELLEAEADAATLSAAFATVTNHIQRNLIVWMAALALLTLGGWAS; encoded by the coding sequence ATGACGCTGATCACCCTGCTCCTTGCGCTGGCGCTGGAGCGCTTTCTCGGCTACATGAGCGATTTCCGTGATCCGCGGTATCTCAATGCCTACGCAGGCCGTTTTTCCGCATTGCTCGAATCCATCGGGCTCAGACACCCCGGTTTCAGACTCCTGCTCATCGTGTTGCCGCCGATCCTGCTCGCGGGCTGGCTGCAGGCGTGGCTGTCGGGCGTGCTGCTGGGCTTGCTGGGGCTGATCTTCGGCGTTGCCGTCCTGCTCTATTGCCTTGGACCCGAGGATCTTGAGGAAGAGGTTAACAATTACGTCGAGGCGGTCGCGGTGGGCGACGAGGCGCGCCAGCGGCGTGTCGCCGCCCGCCTGCTGGGCGAGGCGGCGCCGGAAGCGCCTGCCGAGCGTGCACGACAGGTGGCGCTGGCGGCCTTCGCCGAATCCAACGACCGTCTGTTCACCGTGATCTTCTGGTTTATCCTGCTGGGCCCGGCTGCGGCGATATTGTATCGGCTGGTGCACGGCCTCGCGCGGGTGCAATGGCCCACGCTCACGCCCACGGCGGACGCCGACGAGGACGAGGTGACGGATGATTCGCTGGCGCGCGTCGCCTCAGGACTCGCGGCGCTGATGGAATGGGCGCCGGCACGCCTTGCGGCCCTGGGTTATGCCGTCACCGGCAGCTTCGACCACGCTCTGGTGGGTCTGCGCGAGCGCTTCTGGGGCAGCTTCGACAATCTGCGTGCGGGCAACCGTTTATTGCTCAGCGAGAGCGGGGCCGGGGCCGTACGCCTCGATGAACTGCTGGAGGCGGAAGCCGATGCCGCAACGCTGAGTGCGGCCTTTGCGACCGTGACCAACCACATCCAGCGCAATCTGATCGTGTGGATGGCGGCTCTGGCGTTGCTGACGCTGGGCGGATGGGCGAGCTGA
- a CDS encoding thioredoxin family protein yields MRMRFPVLTQFDFHHRLAETPGTALVLFTAPGCGACRRMRAALAALAPEHPEWRIFEVDAGQDLALTREFEVFHLPGLFLYRGGRYHAALEVASIPARVEAAVDALSAQPPEEAP; encoded by the coding sequence ATGCGCATGCGCTTTCCCGTCCTGACCCAGTTCGACTTCCATCATCGGTTGGCCGAGACGCCCGGTACGGCGCTGGTGTTGTTCACGGCACCCGGTTGCGGCGCCTGCCGACGCATGCGCGCGGCGCTGGCGGCGCTGGCGCCGGAACATCCGGAGTGGCGGATCTTCGAGGTGGATGCCGGGCAGGACCTGGCCCTGACCCGCGAGTTCGAGGTGTTCCACCTGCCGGGTCTGTTCCTGTATCGCGGCGGGCGCTACCACGCCGCGCTCGAAGTGGCGTCGATACCGGCACGCGTCGAAGCCGCGGTGGATGCCTTGTCCGCGCAGCCGCCCGAGGAGGCGCCATGA
- a CDS encoding heavy metal-responsive transcriptional regulator, translated as MRESMTIGTLAHRAGLTAETLRYYERLGLIEPSRRTAANYRLYGEEAERRLRFIRRAQALGFSLGEIAQLLSLHTYPESDMGEVKSLAEHKIGEIQTKIDDLQRMKQGLEALTGQCPGHGDTAGCPILGALLKAED; from the coding sequence ATGCGCGAATCCATGACCATCGGCACCCTGGCCCATCGCGCCGGCCTGACCGCGGAGACTCTGCGCTATTACGAGCGCCTGGGCCTGATCGAGCCAAGCCGGCGCACCGCAGCCAACTACCGCCTCTACGGCGAGGAAGCCGAACGCCGCCTGCGCTTCATCCGCCGCGCCCAGGCCCTCGGCTTCTCGCTCGGCGAGATCGCGCAATTGCTGTCGCTGCATACCTACCCCGAGTCCGACATGGGCGAAGTGAAATCGCTGGCCGAACACAAGATCGGCGAAATCCAGACCAAGATCGACGATCTGCAGCGGATGAAGCAGGGTCTGGAGGCATTGACCGGCCAATGCCCCGGGCATGGCGACACCGCCGGCTGCCCGATCCTCGGCGCCCTGCTCAAGGCGGAAGACTGA
- a CDS encoding glutaredoxin family protein, whose translation MPNGSKAAAATGVQLYTSPGCPDCAAVRRLLLERGIAFEERSVTAPGVADEAKRRYGVRVAPITVIGDTVLYGTFAIQRPELERLLALHSQVFDTR comes from the coding sequence GTGCCGAACGGCTCTAAAGCTGCAGCCGCGACCGGCGTGCAGCTCTACACCAGCCCAGGCTGCCCCGATTGCGCGGCGGTCCGGCGCCTGCTCCTCGAACGCGGCATCGCGTTCGAGGAGCGCAGCGTGACCGCGCCCGGCGTCGCCGACGAGGCCAAACGTCGATACGGCGTGCGCGTGGCGCCCATCACGGTAATCGGCGATACCGTGCTCTACGGCACCTTCGCAATCCAAAGGCCCGAGCTGGAACGACTGCTGGCGCTCCACAGCCAGGTTTTCGACACCAGGTAG
- a CDS encoding histidine phosphatase family protein — MGELNAPRPDTPATLEIGLLRHGEPVGGRRYRGHGVDDPLSEQGWRQMWAVLEGAGDWSAVVSSPLRRAREFAEAYAGRHNLPLRVEPRLCEIGMGDWEGRRPAEVALSDPAAYTGYYADPIRGMPAGAEPLERFYARVAAALDELSGEGPILVVAHAGVVRVAVARALEGSLAAMMRVKVPYAGLSRITRDARGWCLRSHAGT, encoded by the coding sequence ATGGGCGAGCTGAACGCACCTCGCCCGGACACTCCGGCCACGCTGGAGATCGGGCTGCTGCGCCACGGTGAGCCCGTGGGCGGACGACGCTACCGTGGGCATGGCGTGGACGATCCCTTGAGTGAACAGGGCTGGCGTCAGATGTGGGCGGTGCTGGAAGGTGCCGGCGACTGGTCCGCCGTGGTCAGTTCGCCGTTGCGGCGCGCGCGCGAATTCGCCGAGGCCTATGCCGGCCGTCACAATCTGCCGCTGCGTGTCGAACCCCGTTTGTGCGAGATCGGCATGGGCGACTGGGAGGGGCGCCGTCCCGCCGAGGTGGCGCTCTCCGATCCGGCGGCCTACACCGGCTATTACGCCGATCCAATCCGTGGCATGCCCGCCGGTGCTGAGCCGCTGGAGCGTTTTTACGCGCGGGTGGCTGCGGCACTCGACGAGTTGTCGGGGGAGGGGCCCATACTGGTGGTGGCGCACGCCGGCGTGGTGCGCGTCGCCGTCGCCCGCGCGCTTGAGGGTTCGCTGGCCGCGATGATGCGAGTCAAGGTGCCGTATGCCGGACTGAGCCGGATCACGCGCGATGCCCGTGGGTGGTGTCTGCGCTCGCATGCTGGCACCTAG
- a CDS encoding heavy metal translocating P-type ATPase, which yields MSALEIDIQGMTCASCSARVERGLSKLPGVEAASVNLATERAEIDYDPQRISPADLIQAVTDTGYKPVVEETELAVEGMTCASCVGRVERTLRRAPGVIDASVNLATERAHLRFLPAMTEPDTLAAAVTAAGYAARPLREEAAADEDRQQAVQHAMRRDVIVAGVLALGVMPLAMGAELIPAVGHALQAASPFPGFWAWVQFALASGVLFGPGRRFFRPGLIAYRHLSPDMNSLVATGTGAAWLYSTLVLLLPDLFPAQARHVYFDSAAVIIAVVLFGKYLELLAKGRTSAAIRRLAGLQVKTAHRLATDGREEDIPIAALRVGDRLAVRPGERMPTDGRIVEGRAHVDEAMLTGEPLPVARRAGDEVVGGTVNLDGRLLIEATSVGRDTVLAQIIALVERAQTGKLPIQGVADRVIRVFSPAVILIAIAAFAAWMLLVGNISLALVAAVAVLVVACPCAMGLATPAAIVVGTGRAAELGVLFRKGEALETLSGVDTVLFDKTGTLTAGRPSVAEIVADDEDEALRLAAALELGSEHPLGRAIVEAATARDLDPPPAEAFEAVAGHGVSGQLQGRPARVGAERFMRASGIPVEADWSARARALETAGRSVVFVARDQRILGLVAIADRIKDESAAVIAALHRHGLRVAMVTGDAQGSAQAVADALGIDEVHAGVLPQGKTEVVSRLQRDGHRVAFVGDGINDAPALAQADVGIALASGTDIAMEAADITLTHGHLGGAVTAILAARRTLGTIRGNLFWAFIYNILLIPVAAGVAAPLGIHLSPMLAGVAMGLSSVFVLGNSLRLRRMRGFAAASPAPARTDTPTDARPAHT from the coding sequence ATGAGCGCACTTGAAATCGACATCCAGGGCATGACCTGCGCCTCCTGCAGCGCCCGGGTCGAACGAGGCCTGAGCAAGCTGCCCGGCGTCGAGGCGGCCAGCGTCAATCTCGCCACCGAGCGTGCCGAAATCGACTACGATCCCCAACGGATTTCACCCGCCGACCTGATCCAGGCCGTAACCGACACCGGCTACAAGCCCGTTGTCGAAGAGACCGAGCTCGCGGTCGAGGGCATGACCTGCGCTTCCTGCGTCGGCCGCGTCGAACGCACGCTGCGACGTGCGCCCGGCGTCATCGATGCCAGCGTCAATCTCGCCACCGAACGCGCCCACCTGCGATTCCTGCCGGCGATGACCGAGCCGGACACTCTGGCCGCGGCCGTGACCGCAGCAGGCTACGCCGCACGGCCGCTGCGGGAAGAGGCCGCGGCGGACGAGGACCGCCAGCAGGCCGTGCAGCACGCCATGCGCCGCGACGTGATCGTGGCCGGCGTGCTGGCCCTGGGCGTGATGCCGCTGGCGATGGGCGCCGAGCTGATCCCCGCCGTCGGCCATGCGCTGCAGGCCGCCAGCCCCTTCCCCGGTTTCTGGGCATGGGTCCAGTTCGCCCTCGCCAGCGGCGTGCTGTTCGGCCCCGGAAGACGTTTCTTCCGCCCCGGCCTGATCGCCTACCGTCATCTGTCGCCGGACATGAACTCGCTGGTCGCGACCGGCACCGGCGCGGCCTGGCTGTACAGTACGCTGGTGCTGCTGCTGCCCGACCTGTTCCCCGCGCAGGCCCGGCATGTCTATTTCGATTCCGCCGCCGTCATCATCGCCGTGGTGCTGTTCGGCAAATACCTGGAGCTGCTCGCCAAGGGCCGCACGTCCGCCGCCATCCGCCGCCTGGCGGGCCTACAGGTCAAGACCGCCCACCGGCTCGCGACGGACGGCCGCGAGGAAGACATCCCCATCGCCGCCCTGCGCGTCGGCGACCGTTTGGCCGTGCGTCCCGGCGAGCGTATGCCGACCGACGGGCGCATCGTCGAAGGCCGCGCGCACGTCGACGAGGCCATGCTCACCGGCGAGCCGCTGCCCGTGGCCCGGCGCGCGGGCGATGAAGTGGTCGGTGGCACCGTGAATCTCGACGGCCGCCTGCTGATCGAGGCCACCTCGGTCGGCCGCGACACCGTGCTCGCGCAGATCATCGCGCTGGTCGAACGTGCGCAGACCGGCAAGCTGCCCATCCAGGGCGTCGCCGACCGTGTGATCCGCGTGTTCAGCCCCGCCGTCATCCTGATCGCCATCGCGGCCTTCGCGGCCTGGATGCTGCTGGTCGGCAACATCAGCCTCGCGCTCGTGGCCGCCGTCGCCGTGCTGGTGGTCGCATGCCCCTGCGCCATGGGTCTCGCGACGCCCGCGGCCATCGTGGTCGGCACCGGCCGCGCCGCGGAGCTGGGCGTGCTGTTCCGCAAGGGCGAGGCGCTGGAAACACTGTCCGGCGTCGATACGGTGCTGTTCGACAAGACCGGTACGCTGACCGCCGGGCGACCAAGCGTGGCGGAAATCGTTGCCGACGACGAGGACGAGGCGTTGCGCCTCGCGGCCGCGCTGGAACTCGGCTCCGAGCATCCGCTGGGACGCGCCATCGTCGAGGCCGCCACCGCCCGCGACCTGGACCCGCCGCCCGCGGAAGCCTTTGAGGCCGTCGCCGGCCACGGCGTTTCCGGACAACTGCAGGGACGTCCCGCCCGCGTGGGCGCCGAGCGCTTCATGCGTGCATCCGGCATCCCGGTGGAAGCCGATTGGAGCGCGCGGGCACGCGCGCTGGAAACGGCCGGACGCAGCGTGGTGTTCGTCGCCCGCGATCAGCGTATCTTGGGCCTCGTGGCGATCGCCGATCGGATCAAGGACGAGTCGGCGGCGGTAATCGCCGCGCTGCACCGGCACGGACTGCGCGTCGCCATGGTCACCGGCGACGCCCAGGGCAGCGCGCAGGCGGTCGCCGACGCCCTGGGCATCGACGAGGTGCACGCCGGCGTACTGCCGCAAGGCAAGACCGAGGTCGTGTCGCGGCTGCAAAGGGACGGGCATCGGGTCGCCTTCGTCGGCGACGGCATCAACGACGCGCCGGCGCTGGCGCAAGCCGATGTCGGCATCGCGCTCGCCTCGGGCACCGACATCGCCATGGAAGCTGCCGACATCACCCTGACCCACGGACATCTGGGCGGCGCCGTCACCGCCATCCTGGCCGCGCGCCGCACCCTCGGCACCATCCGCGGCAATCTATTCTGGGCCTTCATCTACAACATCCTCCTAATCCCGGTCGCCGCCGGTGTCGCCGCACCGCTGGGCATCCACCTCAGCCCGATGCTGGCGGGCGTGGCCATGGGGCTTTCGTCCGTATTCGTGCTCGGCAACAGCCTGCGGCTCAGACGCATGCGCGGGTTTGCGGCCGCGTCGCCTGCGCCGGCCCGCACCGACACGCCCACGGACGCCAGACCGGCGCACACGTAA